A single genomic interval of Drosophila virilis strain 15010-1051.87 chromosome 2, Dvir_AGI_RSII-ME, whole genome shotgun sequence harbors:
- the Kdm2 gene encoding jmjC domain-containing histone demethylation protein 1 isoform X1, whose amino-acid sequence MSTAETGSSPGKSNNNSNSVAAGGNANPKGVQRRQLRERKQRKLYLEEWSLGDDDAEGARGFSVAEKLESSKFAQAGMVREMRGCDLTVAFLQQHGFNIPLLFREKNGLGLRMPDAQEFTVNDVRLCVGSRRLLDVMDVNTQKNLQMTMKEWQQYYDNPQKDRLLNVISLEFSHTRLDHFVQSPEIVRQIDWVDVVWPKQLKDAQKEGTNLLGGMMYPKVQKYCLMSVKNCYTDFHIDFGGTSVWYHILKGSKVFWLIPPTDRNLQLYEKWVLSGKQADIFFGDTVEKCARVYLTAGNTFFIPTGWIHAVYTPTQSLVFGGNFLHSFGIVKQLKTASVEDNTKVPQKFRYPFFTEMLWYVLARYVYTLLGHSHLEGEPSASEAEMAARPHTHLTHYELFGLKEIVMYLYDLPPQKKNVPSLVLDPVALIKDVRTLVERHCKDQQDMAVTGMSVLRPAAEHQPLFQLYDRTRVKQEIKQEIARKNAEVIREQQQLEAAREAESEAGQGSHSSGNNGCNNISINSSGINNNNSYSSQGVEYSNGVLKKEQLENGTSTGHGTQPEATFVLPTDTLKYRPPKKMHLANAVAAAATSSNNNTSNSGHSNSPTNVGNNNAVSVIATSSSYVDGTGGLSAPLDNCPSPGEAGAKLSPHLTGTGQPRRRRTRCKNCAACQRSDCGTCPFCMDMVKFGGPGRAKQTCMMRQCLSPMLPVTAQCVYCHLDGWRQTPVSPQTKQLASLEGPSALMECSVCYEIAHPDCALSQLDGTEDAADAKGIVNEDLPNSWECPSCCRSGKNYDYKPRHFRARQKSSEVRRVSVSHGNNAGESHEGGGAGGGAGAGSLFPPPVGQYNDFVFTSESEMESSGSGMHTTHWKHGLKRHHQLEVKTERNNSCDTPSPGISPNATHLLSDKIKRRKSDDGVSVSSSMHESNDAPCASSMDCGGAGAGGTGAASTGHGGGGGGGGGSGGGGGGSRKKNSIRSQLAQQMLNSSTRVMKKPQYVVRPAPTSSSSLGGSGLSNGTSNGINNGAGSSTSAGLAAVGAGGAGAAGAMSNMASNGANGHSHHMHHGGGNSHGHGHGHGHGSSSNHNSAHNLALDATVLKIIFRYLPPETLVTCCSVCKAWSNAAVDPDLWKRMNCAELKISASLLTAIVRRQPEHLILDWTQLAKRQLAWLLARLPALKNLSLQNCPIQAVLALHTCLCPPLQILDLSFVRGLNDAAIRDILSPPKDSRPGLSDSKTRLRDLKILKLAGTDISDVAVRYIMQSLPQLKHLDLSSCQRITDAGVAQIGTSPTAIARLAELNLSACRLVSENSLEHLSKCESLIWLDLRHVPQVSTQSVIRFASNSKHDLCVKDIKLVERRRLSLSNNWHD is encoded by the exons ATGTCCACCGCCGAAACGGGGTCGTCGCctggcaaaagcaacaacaatagcaacagcgtCGCTGCAGGCGGCAATGCGAATCCGAAAGGTGTGCAGCGCCGACAATTG CGCGAACGCAAACAGCGCAAACTTTACCTTGAGGAATGGTCACTCGGCGACGATGATGCGGAAGGCGCGCGCGGTTTCAGCGTTGCCGAAAAGCTTGAGTCCTCCAAGTTTGCGCAAGCCGGCATGGTACGGGAGATGCGCGGCTGCGATCTAACAGTCGC ATTTCTGCAGCAGCATGGCTTCAATATACCCTTGCTGTTCAGGGAGAAGAACGGCTTGGGGCTGCGCATGCCCGATGCACAAGAGTTCACCGTAAACGATGTGCGACTGTGTGTCGGATCTCGACGTTTGCTGGACGTGATGGATGTTAATACGCAGAAGAATCTGCAGATGACAATGAAGGAGTGGCAACAGTACTACGATAATCCGCAAAAGGATCGATTGCTGAATGTTATATCCCTTGAATTCTCGCACACGCGTCTCGATCATTTTGTGCAGAGTCCGGAGATTGTGCGCCAGATCGATTGGGTCGATGTGGTGTGGCCCAAACAGCTGAAGGATGCACAAAAGGAGGGCACCAATTTGTTGGGTGGCATGATGTATCCCAAAGTTCAAAAGTATTGTCTCATGTCCGTCAAGAACTGCTATACAGATTTCCATATTGATTTTGGAGGCACCTCCGTCTGGTATCACATACTTAAGGGCAGCAAAGTGTTTTGGCTAATCCCACCCACCGATCGCAATTTGCAGCTGTACGAAAAGTGGGTGCTGTCCGGCAAACAGGCGGATATCTTCTTTGGCGATACGGTCGAGAAGTGTGCACGTGTCTACCTCACAGCTGGCAATACCTTCTTCATACCCACCGGCTGGATACATGCCGTCTATACGCCCACCCAATCTCTGGTCTTTGGCGGCAACTTTTTGCACTCCTTTGGCATTGTCAAGCAGCTGAAGACGGCCAGCGTTGAGGATAATACAAAAGTGCCGCAAAAGTTTCGGTATCCCTTCTTCACCGAAATGCTGTGGTATGTTCTCGCACGCTATGTCTACACGCTGCTGGGCCACTCGCATCTGGAGGGCGAACCATCGGCCAGTGAGGCCGAAATGGCCGCCCGCCCGCACACACATCTGACGCACTATGAGCTCTTTGGGCTCAAGGAAATTGTCATGTATCTGTACGATCTGCCGCCGCAAAAGAAGAATGTGCCCAGTCTAGTTTTGGATCCGGTGGCCCTGATCAAGGATGTGCGCACGCTAGTTGAGCGCCACTGCAAGGATCAACAAGATATGGCCGTGACAGGCATGTCCGTACTACGACCAGCCGCCGAGCATCAGCCGCTCTTTCAACTGTACGATCGCACGCGGGTCAAGCAGGAGATCAAACAGGAGATTGCACGCAAAAATGCAGAGGTCATAcgcgaacagcagcagctggaggcgGCCAGGGAGGCCGAGTCAGAGGCTGGCCAGggcagccacagcagcggcaacaatggatgcaacaacatcagcatcaACTCCAGCGGcatcaataacaacaacagctacagcagccAGGGCGTAGAGTACAGCAACGGGGTCCTGAAGAAGGAACAGCTGGAGAATGGCACGTCCACTGGACATGGAACGCAGCCAG AAGCTACCTTTGTGCTGCCCACGGACACACTCAAGTATCGTCCGCCCAAGAAGATGCACCTGGCCAACGCAGTAGCCGCTGccgccaccagcagcaacaataatacaaGCAATAGTGGCCACAGCAATAGTCCCACGAATGTGGGCAACAATAACGCTGTCAGCGTGATTGCCACCAGCTCCAGTTATGTTGATGGCACTGGCGGGCTGTCCGCTCCGCTGGATAATTGCCCGTCGCCGGGCGAGGCGGGTGCCAAGTTGTCGCCACATTTGACGGGCACCGGTCAGCCAAGGCGACGGCGCACGCGCTGCAAGAACTGTGCCGCCTGTCAGCGTTCCGATTGCGGCACCTGCCCATTCTGCATGGATATGGTGAAGTTCGGCGGACCCGGTCGTGCCAAACAGACGTGCATGATGCGACAGTGCTTGTCGCCCATGCTGCCAGTAACCGCTCAGTGCGTCTATTGTCACTTGGATGGCTGGCGGCAGACGCCAGTGTCGCCGCAGACCAAGCAATTGGCCTCGCTGGAGGGCCCCTCTGCGCTAATGGAGTGCTCCGTTTGCTATGAGATCGCCCATCCAGACTGTGCGCTCTCACAGCTCGATGGCACCGAGGATGCTGCCGATGCCAAGGGCATTGTCAACGAGGATCTGCCCAATAGCTGGGAGTGTCCCAGCTGCTGTCGTTCTGGCAAGAATTACGATTACAAA CCGCGCCATTTTCGCGCACGCCAAAAGTCATCGGAGGTGCGACGCGTTTCAGTTTCGCATGGCAACAATGCTGGTGAGAGTCATGAGGGAGGCGGAGCAGGAGGAGGTGCTGGCGCCGGTAGCCTGTTCCCGCCACCCGTTGGACAATATAATGACTTTGTGTTCACCAGCGAATCCGAAATGGAGTCTAGCGGCAGCGGCATGCACACAACACACTGGAAGCACGGCCTCAAGCGCCACCATCAGCTGGAAGTGAAGACGGAGCGAAATAATAGCTGTGACACACCCTCGCCGGGCATATCGCCTAATGCGACGCATCTGCTGAGCGACAAGATAAAGCGGCGCAAGAGTGACGAcggcgtcagcgtcagcagcagcatgcaCGAGAGCAACGATGCTCCCTGCGCCAGCTCTATGGATTGTGGCGGTGCAGGGGCGGGCGGTACAGGTGCCGCATCCACTGGGCACGGTGGCGGCGGTGGAGGCGGAGGTGGtagcggtggcggtggcggcggatCACGAAAGAAGAACTCTATACGCTCACAGCTCGCGCAGCAGATGCTTAACTCTTCGACACGTGTGATGAAGAAGCCACAGTATGTGGTGCGTCCAGCGCCCACATCCAGCTCATCACTGGGCGGGTCTGGACTCAGCAATGGCACCAGCAACGGCATCAACAACGGCGCTGGCTCCAGTACGTCGGCGGGtttggctgctgttggtgcCGGTGGAGCAGGAGCTGCTGGCGCCATGAGCAATATGGCCAGCAATGGCGCCAATGGGCATAGCCATCATATGCATCACGGCGGTGGCAATAGCCACGgccatggccatggccatggccacggcagcagcagcaaccacaacagcGCACATAACCTGGCACTGGATGCCACCGTGCTGAAGATCATATTTCGTTATTTGCCGCCCGAGACGCTTGTTACGTGCTGTTCCGTGTGCAAGGCTTGGTCCAATGCAGCGGTGGACCCTGATCTCTGGAAGCGCATGAATTGCGCCGAGCTTAAAATATCCGCCTCTCTATTGACGGCCATTGTGCGCCGGCAGCCGGAGCATTTAATTTTGGACTGGACGCAGCTGGCCAAACGGCAATTGGCCTGGCTGCTGGCTCGTCTGCCCGCCCTCAAGAATCTCTCGCTGCAGAATTGCCCCATACAGGCGGTGCTGGCGCTGCACACCTGTCTCTGCCCGCCGCTGCAGATACTCGATTTGAGTTTTGTGCGGGGCTTGAATGATGCGGCCATAAGGGATATTTTGTCGCCGCCAAAGGATTCTCGTCCCGGTCTTAGCGATTCGAAGACACGTCTGCGTGATCTCAAAATACTTAAGCTCGCTGGCACGGACATCTCGGATGTGGCTGTGCGCTATATAATGCAATCGTTGCCGCAACTCAAACACTTGGATCTCTCCTCCTGCCAGCGCATTACGGATGCGGGCGTGGCACAAATTGGCACTTCGCCAACGGCTATTGCGCGCCTGGCCGAGCTCAATTTGAGCGCCTGTCGCCTGGTCTCCGAGAACTCGCTGGAGCATCTGTCCAAGTGCGAGAGCCTCATCTGGCTGGATTTGCGGCATGTGCCGCAGGTGAGCACCCAATCGGTAATACGTTTTGCCAGCAATTCCAAGCATGATCTGTGCGTCAAGGACATCAAACTTGTGGAACGCCGAAGGCTTTCACTGAGCAACAACTGGCACGACTGA
- the Kdm2 gene encoding jmjC domain-containing histone demethylation protein 1 isoform X2 produces the protein MSTAETGSSPGKSNNNSNSVAAGGNANPKGVQRRQLRERKQRKLYLEEWSLGDDDAEGARGFSVAEKLESSKFAQAGMVREMRGCDLTVAFLQQHGFNIPLLFREKNGLGLRMPDAQEFTVNDVRLCVGSRRLLDVMDVNTQKNLQMTMKEWQQYYDNPQKDRLLNVISLEFSHTRLDHFVQSPEIVRQIDWVDVVWPKQLKDAQKEGTNLLGGMMYPKVQKYCLMSVKNCYTDFHIDFGGTSVWYHILKGSKVFWLIPPTDRNLQLYEKWVLSGKQADIFFGDTVEKCARVYLTAGNTFFIPTGWIHAVYTPTQSLVFGGNFLHSFGIVKQLKTASVEDNTKVPQKFRYPFFTEMLWYVLARYVYTLLGHSHLEGEPSASEAEMAARPHTHLTHYELFGLKEIVMYLYDLPPQKKNVPSLVLDPVALIKDVRTLVERHCKDQQDMAVTGMSVLRPAAEHQPLFQLYDRTRVKQEIKQEIARKNAEVIREQQQLEAAREAESEAGQGSHSSGNNGCNNISINSSGINNNNSYSSQGVEYSNGVLKKEQLENGTSTGHGTQPATFVLPTDTLKYRPPKKMHLANAVAAAATSSNNNTSNSGHSNSPTNVGNNNAVSVIATSSSYVDGTGGLSAPLDNCPSPGEAGAKLSPHLTGTGQPRRRRTRCKNCAACQRSDCGTCPFCMDMVKFGGPGRAKQTCMMRQCLSPMLPVTAQCVYCHLDGWRQTPVSPQTKQLASLEGPSALMECSVCYEIAHPDCALSQLDGTEDAADAKGIVNEDLPNSWECPSCCRSGKNYDYKPRHFRARQKSSEVRRVSVSHGNNAGESHEGGGAGGGAGAGSLFPPPVGQYNDFVFTSESEMESSGSGMHTTHWKHGLKRHHQLEVKTERNNSCDTPSPGISPNATHLLSDKIKRRKSDDGVSVSSSMHESNDAPCASSMDCGGAGAGGTGAASTGHGGGGGGGGGSGGGGGGSRKKNSIRSQLAQQMLNSSTRVMKKPQYVVRPAPTSSSSLGGSGLSNGTSNGINNGAGSSTSAGLAAVGAGGAGAAGAMSNMASNGANGHSHHMHHGGGNSHGHGHGHGHGSSSNHNSAHNLALDATVLKIIFRYLPPETLVTCCSVCKAWSNAAVDPDLWKRMNCAELKISASLLTAIVRRQPEHLILDWTQLAKRQLAWLLARLPALKNLSLQNCPIQAVLALHTCLCPPLQILDLSFVRGLNDAAIRDILSPPKDSRPGLSDSKTRLRDLKILKLAGTDISDVAVRYIMQSLPQLKHLDLSSCQRITDAGVAQIGTSPTAIARLAELNLSACRLVSENSLEHLSKCESLIWLDLRHVPQVSTQSVIRFASNSKHDLCVKDIKLVERRRLSLSNNWHD, from the exons ATGTCCACCGCCGAAACGGGGTCGTCGCctggcaaaagcaacaacaatagcaacagcgtCGCTGCAGGCGGCAATGCGAATCCGAAAGGTGTGCAGCGCCGACAATTG CGCGAACGCAAACAGCGCAAACTTTACCTTGAGGAATGGTCACTCGGCGACGATGATGCGGAAGGCGCGCGCGGTTTCAGCGTTGCCGAAAAGCTTGAGTCCTCCAAGTTTGCGCAAGCCGGCATGGTACGGGAGATGCGCGGCTGCGATCTAACAGTCGC ATTTCTGCAGCAGCATGGCTTCAATATACCCTTGCTGTTCAGGGAGAAGAACGGCTTGGGGCTGCGCATGCCCGATGCACAAGAGTTCACCGTAAACGATGTGCGACTGTGTGTCGGATCTCGACGTTTGCTGGACGTGATGGATGTTAATACGCAGAAGAATCTGCAGATGACAATGAAGGAGTGGCAACAGTACTACGATAATCCGCAAAAGGATCGATTGCTGAATGTTATATCCCTTGAATTCTCGCACACGCGTCTCGATCATTTTGTGCAGAGTCCGGAGATTGTGCGCCAGATCGATTGGGTCGATGTGGTGTGGCCCAAACAGCTGAAGGATGCACAAAAGGAGGGCACCAATTTGTTGGGTGGCATGATGTATCCCAAAGTTCAAAAGTATTGTCTCATGTCCGTCAAGAACTGCTATACAGATTTCCATATTGATTTTGGAGGCACCTCCGTCTGGTATCACATACTTAAGGGCAGCAAAGTGTTTTGGCTAATCCCACCCACCGATCGCAATTTGCAGCTGTACGAAAAGTGGGTGCTGTCCGGCAAACAGGCGGATATCTTCTTTGGCGATACGGTCGAGAAGTGTGCACGTGTCTACCTCACAGCTGGCAATACCTTCTTCATACCCACCGGCTGGATACATGCCGTCTATACGCCCACCCAATCTCTGGTCTTTGGCGGCAACTTTTTGCACTCCTTTGGCATTGTCAAGCAGCTGAAGACGGCCAGCGTTGAGGATAATACAAAAGTGCCGCAAAAGTTTCGGTATCCCTTCTTCACCGAAATGCTGTGGTATGTTCTCGCACGCTATGTCTACACGCTGCTGGGCCACTCGCATCTGGAGGGCGAACCATCGGCCAGTGAGGCCGAAATGGCCGCCCGCCCGCACACACATCTGACGCACTATGAGCTCTTTGGGCTCAAGGAAATTGTCATGTATCTGTACGATCTGCCGCCGCAAAAGAAGAATGTGCCCAGTCTAGTTTTGGATCCGGTGGCCCTGATCAAGGATGTGCGCACGCTAGTTGAGCGCCACTGCAAGGATCAACAAGATATGGCCGTGACAGGCATGTCCGTACTACGACCAGCCGCCGAGCATCAGCCGCTCTTTCAACTGTACGATCGCACGCGGGTCAAGCAGGAGATCAAACAGGAGATTGCACGCAAAAATGCAGAGGTCATAcgcgaacagcagcagctggaggcgGCCAGGGAGGCCGAGTCAGAGGCTGGCCAGggcagccacagcagcggcaacaatggatgcaacaacatcagcatcaACTCCAGCGGcatcaataacaacaacagctacagcagccAGGGCGTAGAGTACAGCAACGGGGTCCTGAAGAAGGAACAGCTGGAGAATGGCACGTCCACTGGACATGGAACGCAGCCAG CTACCTTTGTGCTGCCCACGGACACACTCAAGTATCGTCCGCCCAAGAAGATGCACCTGGCCAACGCAGTAGCCGCTGccgccaccagcagcaacaataatacaaGCAATAGTGGCCACAGCAATAGTCCCACGAATGTGGGCAACAATAACGCTGTCAGCGTGATTGCCACCAGCTCCAGTTATGTTGATGGCACTGGCGGGCTGTCCGCTCCGCTGGATAATTGCCCGTCGCCGGGCGAGGCGGGTGCCAAGTTGTCGCCACATTTGACGGGCACCGGTCAGCCAAGGCGACGGCGCACGCGCTGCAAGAACTGTGCCGCCTGTCAGCGTTCCGATTGCGGCACCTGCCCATTCTGCATGGATATGGTGAAGTTCGGCGGACCCGGTCGTGCCAAACAGACGTGCATGATGCGACAGTGCTTGTCGCCCATGCTGCCAGTAACCGCTCAGTGCGTCTATTGTCACTTGGATGGCTGGCGGCAGACGCCAGTGTCGCCGCAGACCAAGCAATTGGCCTCGCTGGAGGGCCCCTCTGCGCTAATGGAGTGCTCCGTTTGCTATGAGATCGCCCATCCAGACTGTGCGCTCTCACAGCTCGATGGCACCGAGGATGCTGCCGATGCCAAGGGCATTGTCAACGAGGATCTGCCCAATAGCTGGGAGTGTCCCAGCTGCTGTCGTTCTGGCAAGAATTACGATTACAAA CCGCGCCATTTTCGCGCACGCCAAAAGTCATCGGAGGTGCGACGCGTTTCAGTTTCGCATGGCAACAATGCTGGTGAGAGTCATGAGGGAGGCGGAGCAGGAGGAGGTGCTGGCGCCGGTAGCCTGTTCCCGCCACCCGTTGGACAATATAATGACTTTGTGTTCACCAGCGAATCCGAAATGGAGTCTAGCGGCAGCGGCATGCACACAACACACTGGAAGCACGGCCTCAAGCGCCACCATCAGCTGGAAGTGAAGACGGAGCGAAATAATAGCTGTGACACACCCTCGCCGGGCATATCGCCTAATGCGACGCATCTGCTGAGCGACAAGATAAAGCGGCGCAAGAGTGACGAcggcgtcagcgtcagcagcagcatgcaCGAGAGCAACGATGCTCCCTGCGCCAGCTCTATGGATTGTGGCGGTGCAGGGGCGGGCGGTACAGGTGCCGCATCCACTGGGCACGGTGGCGGCGGTGGAGGCGGAGGTGGtagcggtggcggtggcggcggatCACGAAAGAAGAACTCTATACGCTCACAGCTCGCGCAGCAGATGCTTAACTCTTCGACACGTGTGATGAAGAAGCCACAGTATGTGGTGCGTCCAGCGCCCACATCCAGCTCATCACTGGGCGGGTCTGGACTCAGCAATGGCACCAGCAACGGCATCAACAACGGCGCTGGCTCCAGTACGTCGGCGGGtttggctgctgttggtgcCGGTGGAGCAGGAGCTGCTGGCGCCATGAGCAATATGGCCAGCAATGGCGCCAATGGGCATAGCCATCATATGCATCACGGCGGTGGCAATAGCCACGgccatggccatggccatggccacggcagcagcagcaaccacaacagcGCACATAACCTGGCACTGGATGCCACCGTGCTGAAGATCATATTTCGTTATTTGCCGCCCGAGACGCTTGTTACGTGCTGTTCCGTGTGCAAGGCTTGGTCCAATGCAGCGGTGGACCCTGATCTCTGGAAGCGCATGAATTGCGCCGAGCTTAAAATATCCGCCTCTCTATTGACGGCCATTGTGCGCCGGCAGCCGGAGCATTTAATTTTGGACTGGACGCAGCTGGCCAAACGGCAATTGGCCTGGCTGCTGGCTCGTCTGCCCGCCCTCAAGAATCTCTCGCTGCAGAATTGCCCCATACAGGCGGTGCTGGCGCTGCACACCTGTCTCTGCCCGCCGCTGCAGATACTCGATTTGAGTTTTGTGCGGGGCTTGAATGATGCGGCCATAAGGGATATTTTGTCGCCGCCAAAGGATTCTCGTCCCGGTCTTAGCGATTCGAAGACACGTCTGCGTGATCTCAAAATACTTAAGCTCGCTGGCACGGACATCTCGGATGTGGCTGTGCGCTATATAATGCAATCGTTGCCGCAACTCAAACACTTGGATCTCTCCTCCTGCCAGCGCATTACGGATGCGGGCGTGGCACAAATTGGCACTTCGCCAACGGCTATTGCGCGCCTGGCCGAGCTCAATTTGAGCGCCTGTCGCCTGGTCTCCGAGAACTCGCTGGAGCATCTGTCCAAGTGCGAGAGCCTCATCTGGCTGGATTTGCGGCATGTGCCGCAGGTGAGCACCCAATCGGTAATACGTTTTGCCAGCAATTCCAAGCATGATCTGTGCGTCAAGGACATCAAACTTGTGGAACGCCGAAGGCTTTCACTGAGCAACAACTGGCACGACTGA
- the Kdm2 gene encoding jmjC domain-containing histone demethylation protein 1 isoform X3 codes for MSTAETGSSPGKSNNNSNSVAAGGNANPKGVQRRQLRERKQRKLYLEEWSLGDDDAEGARGFSVAEKLESSKFAQAGMVREMRGCDLTVAFLQQHGFNIPLLFREKNGLGLRMPDAQEFTVNDVRLCVGSRRLLDVMDVNTQKNLQMTMKEWQQYYDNPQKDRLLNVISLEFSHTRLDHFVQSPEIVRQIDWVDVVWPKQLKDAQKEGTNLLGGMMYPKVQKYCLMSVKNCYTDFHIDFGGTSVWYHILKGSKVFWLIPPTDRNLQLYEKWVLSGKQADIFFGDTVEKCARVYLTAGNTFFIPTGWIHAVYTPTQSLVFGGNFLHSFGIVKQLKTASVEDNTKVPQKFRYPFFTEMLWYVLARYVYTLLGHSHLEGEPSASEAEMAARPHTHLTHYELFGLKEIVMYLYDLPPQKKNVPSLVLDPVALIKDVRTLVERHCKDQQDMAVTGMSVLRPAAEHQPLFQLYDRTRVKQEIKQEIARKNAEVIREQQQLEAAREAESEAGQGSHSSGNNGCNNISINSSGINNNNSYSSQGVEYSNGVLKKEQLENGTSTGHGTQPEATFVLPTDTLKYRPPKKMHLANAVAAAATSSNNNTSNSGHSNSPTNVGNNNAVSVIATSSSYVDGTGGLSAPLDNCPSPGEAGAKLSPHLTGTGQPRRRRTRCKNCAACQRSDCGTCPFCMDMVKFGGPGRAKQTCMMRQCLSPMLPVTAQCVYCHLDGWRQTPVSPQTKQLASLEGPSALMECSVCYEIAHPDCALSQLDGTEDAADAKGIVNEDLPNSWECPSCCRSGKNYDYKVRTLC; via the exons ATGTCCACCGCCGAAACGGGGTCGTCGCctggcaaaagcaacaacaatagcaacagcgtCGCTGCAGGCGGCAATGCGAATCCGAAAGGTGTGCAGCGCCGACAATTG CGCGAACGCAAACAGCGCAAACTTTACCTTGAGGAATGGTCACTCGGCGACGATGATGCGGAAGGCGCGCGCGGTTTCAGCGTTGCCGAAAAGCTTGAGTCCTCCAAGTTTGCGCAAGCCGGCATGGTACGGGAGATGCGCGGCTGCGATCTAACAGTCGC ATTTCTGCAGCAGCATGGCTTCAATATACCCTTGCTGTTCAGGGAGAAGAACGGCTTGGGGCTGCGCATGCCCGATGCACAAGAGTTCACCGTAAACGATGTGCGACTGTGTGTCGGATCTCGACGTTTGCTGGACGTGATGGATGTTAATACGCAGAAGAATCTGCAGATGACAATGAAGGAGTGGCAACAGTACTACGATAATCCGCAAAAGGATCGATTGCTGAATGTTATATCCCTTGAATTCTCGCACACGCGTCTCGATCATTTTGTGCAGAGTCCGGAGATTGTGCGCCAGATCGATTGGGTCGATGTGGTGTGGCCCAAACAGCTGAAGGATGCACAAAAGGAGGGCACCAATTTGTTGGGTGGCATGATGTATCCCAAAGTTCAAAAGTATTGTCTCATGTCCGTCAAGAACTGCTATACAGATTTCCATATTGATTTTGGAGGCACCTCCGTCTGGTATCACATACTTAAGGGCAGCAAAGTGTTTTGGCTAATCCCACCCACCGATCGCAATTTGCAGCTGTACGAAAAGTGGGTGCTGTCCGGCAAACAGGCGGATATCTTCTTTGGCGATACGGTCGAGAAGTGTGCACGTGTCTACCTCACAGCTGGCAATACCTTCTTCATACCCACCGGCTGGATACATGCCGTCTATACGCCCACCCAATCTCTGGTCTTTGGCGGCAACTTTTTGCACTCCTTTGGCATTGTCAAGCAGCTGAAGACGGCCAGCGTTGAGGATAATACAAAAGTGCCGCAAAAGTTTCGGTATCCCTTCTTCACCGAAATGCTGTGGTATGTTCTCGCACGCTATGTCTACACGCTGCTGGGCCACTCGCATCTGGAGGGCGAACCATCGGCCAGTGAGGCCGAAATGGCCGCCCGCCCGCACACACATCTGACGCACTATGAGCTCTTTGGGCTCAAGGAAATTGTCATGTATCTGTACGATCTGCCGCCGCAAAAGAAGAATGTGCCCAGTCTAGTTTTGGATCCGGTGGCCCTGATCAAGGATGTGCGCACGCTAGTTGAGCGCCACTGCAAGGATCAACAAGATATGGCCGTGACAGGCATGTCCGTACTACGACCAGCCGCCGAGCATCAGCCGCTCTTTCAACTGTACGATCGCACGCGGGTCAAGCAGGAGATCAAACAGGAGATTGCACGCAAAAATGCAGAGGTCATAcgcgaacagcagcagctggaggcgGCCAGGGAGGCCGAGTCAGAGGCTGGCCAGggcagccacagcagcggcaacaatggatgcaacaacatcagcatcaACTCCAGCGGcatcaataacaacaacagctacagcagccAGGGCGTAGAGTACAGCAACGGGGTCCTGAAGAAGGAACAGCTGGAGAATGGCACGTCCACTGGACATGGAACGCAGCCAG AAGCTACCTTTGTGCTGCCCACGGACACACTCAAGTATCGTCCGCCCAAGAAGATGCACCTGGCCAACGCAGTAGCCGCTGccgccaccagcagcaacaataatacaaGCAATAGTGGCCACAGCAATAGTCCCACGAATGTGGGCAACAATAACGCTGTCAGCGTGATTGCCACCAGCTCCAGTTATGTTGATGGCACTGGCGGGCTGTCCGCTCCGCTGGATAATTGCCCGTCGCCGGGCGAGGCGGGTGCCAAGTTGTCGCCACATTTGACGGGCACCGGTCAGCCAAGGCGACGGCGCACGCGCTGCAAGAACTGTGCCGCCTGTCAGCGTTCCGATTGCGGCACCTGCCCATTCTGCATGGATATGGTGAAGTTCGGCGGACCCGGTCGTGCCAAACAGACGTGCATGATGCGACAGTGCTTGTCGCCCATGCTGCCAGTAACCGCTCAGTGCGTCTATTGTCACTTGGATGGCTGGCGGCAGACGCCAGTGTCGCCGCAGACCAAGCAATTGGCCTCGCTGGAGGGCCCCTCTGCGCTAATGGAGTGCTCCGTTTGCTATGAGATCGCCCATCCAGACTGTGCGCTCTCACAGCTCGATGGCACCGAGGATGCTGCCGATGCCAAGGGCATTGTCAACGAGGATCTGCCCAATAGCTGGGAGTGTCCCAGCTGCTGTCGTTCTGGCAAGAATTACGATTACAAA